One window of the Cryptomeria japonica chromosome 7, Sugi_1.0, whole genome shotgun sequence genome contains the following:
- the LOC131064248 gene encoding disease resistance protein RPV1 isoform X2: MASTTRGNSPSSSTSATRSAGLRSWFSSCCNCYNCCSVQSNSRASTSTISTQVTNPSQEIAPSASAAHAFEQVAPSTSTSARSTRPERKLPYDVFINHRGPDVKHTLAASLYNTLTGMGLRVFLDKEELELGDFLPTEIEEAMRSASLHIAIFSKNYAQSPWCLAELSFMLKTGTQIIPVFYHVQPDHVRYAKGVYADAFSRHTEKGRYTLAKLAEWKNALNNVSYNVGAIIHNEADEGSLLKNIVNRVLKVIKNVPFVVAKHPIGLDEIIKDFERTTLQCAESHSTVQIVGIWGMGGSGKTTLAKQLYNNKYTTMEKASFILDVRDAASKHQLHNKQKKLLEDLGLKGPSVDNIEEGKGILANRLRSIQVLIVLDDVDNIDQLDALVPEKDSLRWDSLIIVTTRKLEVLQCWGISSIYKMKPLSPSHAVQLFCWHAFLKPCPLEGFENLVEKFMKVSDGLPLSLKVFGGQLYGKSNKDYWGNQLQKIVRILPDDIKSKLKVSYDALDYEEKEAFLDAACFFIGQEKSSAIVAWDGSGWSGLCSWESLFNKCLVELDRDDCIRMHDHLRDLGREIANPQSPYRLWSPQQIINVDNEIQGIAIRGIMATSEIEVFPQYSQGGGLIVNTNRGSRTLAPSSLGLKIFHLRGNYYNQVIGDLSRELVWLRWFGIQERSLQSLSALKNLRVLELYERWDEEHHLEELWETESNAPAQLRELVISSCSEFQRFPKSIGCLKELKKIAVIDGSKLRSLPEEFCLLQSLEHLMLNSCGELSSLPSSFADLRNLRHLDLSGCMELRRLPVSFKELTLLQHLNLYRCSELTLESDILENMIKIEYLNLSSCRQLEELPHHITNQASLRELLLLNTERLREIPVNIGQLSKLQKMRTGSRSLRSLPTSIGDLSSLISLEIYDCPKLECLPDSLGRLNLLESLSIRNLGVKSLPKSVSQLINLQQLVILWCPIGELDLGAGLFTCLEQIKLWSTEVSKISIPEGCCCGLKRLSLRYNRLLTEIEVLPTTITNIELNDCEILRNVRGIDRLVKIQTLRISECPALNELPCFAQSDFLRAFELKGCYGVKKIQGLEYCKALEKVAADTRWEEAGIESLERMERLREVKLRAISKSAIEGCIQSIKKWPDETIVCTRAVPDAASLVNSFAFTNISIVDSFAYQKMNSCPSLRVPSKDLCILLCFVVNCESPKTLLELTYGTSRTRLDIGDCRMRLEEGRWVLLAVFTQHSMLQKADISRYPQSKIRMMVEGQVEGEVEKGLAVAGGKERVVEAFNGLWTFLSN; encoded by the exons ATGGCGTCTACTACTCGAGGAAATAGTCCATCTTCATCTACTTCTGCTACACGCTCAGCGGGACTGAGATCCTGGTTTTCATCTTGCTGTAATTGCTACAATTGCTGTTCAGTTCAATCCAATTCAAGGGCATCTACATCAACCATTAGTACCCAGGTTACAAATCCTTCTCAAGAGATAGCACCATCTGCATCTGCTGCACATGCTTTTGAACAAGTCGCACCATCTACCTCTACTTCTGCTAGATCCACAAGGCCAGAGAGAAAGCTGCCATATGATGTATTTATTAATCATCGTGGCCCAGATGTCAAACACACTCTCGCAGCCAGTCTCTATAACACCCTCACTGGCATGGGATTGAGGGTTTTTCTTGATAAAGAAGAGCTTGAACTGGGGGATTTCTTGCCCacagaaatagaagaagcaatgcGTAGCGCTTCGCTTCATATAGCTATTTTTTCCAAGAATTATGCGCAATCTCCATGGTGTTTGGCAGAGCTTTCATTTATGCTCAAAACGGGCACCCAAATAATTCCTGTTTTCTACCATGTTCAGCCTGATCATGTCCGGTATGCAAAAGGAGTTTATGCTGATGCGTTTTCCCGGCATACGGAAAAGGGTAGATACACCTTAGCAAAGCTTGCAGAGTGGAAGAATGCACTTAATAATGTTTCATATAATGTCGGTGCCATCATTCATAATGAAGC TGATGAGGGGAGCCTGCTCAAGAATATTGTTAATCGTGTATTGAAAGTAATAAAAAATGTGCCATTTGTGGTTGCCAAACATCCAATTGGTttagatgaaattattaaagatttTGAAAGGACGACACTTCAGTGTGCTGAAAGCCATTCCACAGTGCAAATTGTGGGAATTTGGGGTATGGGTGGCTCTGGCAAAACCACTCTCGCCAAACAATTATATAACAATAAATACACTACTATGGAAAAAGCTAGTTTTATATTAGATGTTAGAGATGCTGCTTCAAAACATCAACTGCATAACAAACAGAAAAAGCTCTTAGAAGATCTTGGTCTCAAAGGCCCATCTGTAGACAATATAGAAGAAGGAAAGGGGATTCTTGCCAACCGTTTGAGATCTATTCAGGTGCTTATCGTTCTAGATGATGTTGATAATATTGATCAATTAGATGCTCTTGTGCCTGAGAAAGATAGTCTTAGATGGGATAGTTTGATTATAGTTACTACAAGAAAACTTGAAGTGCTTCAATGTTGGGGAATCTCGTCCATTTATAAAATGAAGCCATTGAGTCCATCTCATGCCGTGCAACTCTTTTGTTGGCATGCCTTTTTAAAACCATGTCCACTTGAGGGATTTGAGAACCTTGTGGAAAAATTTATGAAGGTTTCCGATGGCTTACCATTGTCTCTCAAAGTATTTGGAGGACAGTTATATGGCAAATCCAACAAAGATTATTGGGGAAATCAATTACAAAAGATTGTTAGAATACTTCCCGATGATATCAAAAGCAAGCTAAAAGTAAGTTATGATGCCCTAGATTATGAAGAGAAAGAAGCATTTTTGGATGCAGCTTGTTTTTTCATTGGACAGGAAAAATCTTCAGCCATCGTAGCTTGGGATGGATCAGGATGGAGTGGTCTGTGCAGTTGGGAAAGTCTATTTAATAAGTGTCTTGTTGAACTTGATCGTGATGATTGTATAAGAATGCATGATCACTTAAGAGATTTGGGAAGAGAAATTGCAAATCCTCAATCACCCTACCGTCTGTGGTCGCCCCAGCAGATTATCAATGTTGATAATGAAATACAG GGAATTGCCATTCGAGGAATAATGGCCACAAGCGAGATTGAGGTGTTTCCTCAATATTCCCAGGGTGGAGGGCTCATTGTTAACACAAACAGAGGATCTCGCACTCTGGCACCCTCTTCGCTTGGATTAAAAATTTTTCATTTGAGAGGAAATTATTATAACCAAGTAATTGGTGATCTATCGAGAGAGCTAGTATGGCTTCGCTGGTTTGGTATTCAAGAGAGAAGTCTTCAGTCACTGAGTGCACTGAAAAATTTGAGGGTTTTAGAACTCTATGAAAGATGGGATGAAGAACATCACTTAGAAGAACTATGGGAGACTGAAAGCAAT GCTCCTGCGCAGTTAAGAGAGCTGGTCATTTCTTCGTGCTCAGAATTTCAAAGATTTCCGAAGTCTATAGGATGTCTGAAGGAATTGAAAAAGATAGCCGTCATTGATGGGAGCAAGCTGAGGAGTCTGCCCGAAGAATTTTGCCTTCTTCAATCGTTGGAGCACCTTATGTTAAATTCGTGTGGAGAACTATCATCACTACCCAGCAGTTTTGCTGATTTGAGAAATCTTAGGCACCTAGATTTGTCAGGTTGCATGGAATTGAGGAGATTGCCAGTCTCTTTTAAGGAGCTCACTCTCCTGCAGCACCTGAACTTATACAGATGTTCTGAGCTCACCTTAGAATCAGACATTCTGGAAAACATGATAAAGATAGAGTATTTGAACCTCTCTAGTTGCAGGCAATTGGAAGAGTTGCCTCATCACATCACAAATCAGGCCTCCTTGAGAGAGCTCCTTTTACTTAATACAGAGAGGTTAAGGGAAATACCAGTGAACATTGGGCAACTGAGCAAGTTGCAAAAGATGAGGACCGGAAGTAGATCGTTGAGAAGCCTGCCAACATCTATTGGAGATTTGTCTTCCTTGATTTCTCTCGAAATTTATGATTGTCCCAAGCTGGAATGTTTACCTGATTCTCTGGGTCGTCTTAATCTCTTAGAGAGTTTAAGCATACGGAATTTAGGAGTGAAATCTTTACCAAAATCAGTTAGCCAACTAATTAATCTTCAACAGCTGGTAATATTATGGTGCCCAATTGGTGAATTAGATCTGGGCGCAGGACTGTTTACTTGTTTGGAGCAGATAAAGCTATGGTCAACTGAAGTGTCCAAGATCTCAATCCCTGAAGGCTGTTGTTGCGGCCTCAAGCGTCTGTCACTTCGTTATAATCGCCTTTTAACAGAGATAGAAGTCCTACCAACAACAATCACCAACATAGAATTGAATGACTGTGAAATCCTGAGGAATGTAAGGGGTATTGATCGTCTTGTAAAAATTCAAACACTAAGGATAAGTGAGTGCCCTGCATTGAATGAGCTTCCCTGTTTTGCACAATCAGATTTCCTCCGAGCATTTGAACTTAAAGGTTGCTATGGTGTTAAGAAAATACAAGGCCTTGAATATTGCAAAGCATTGGAGAAGGTGGCAGCAGATACCAGGTGGGAGGAGGCAGGTATAGAAAGTTTGGAGCGCATGGAAAGATTGAGGGAAGTGAAACTCAGAGCAATCAGCAAATCAGCTATTGAAGGTTGCATTCAAAGCATCAAG aaatGGCCCGATGAAACCATAGTTTGCACGCGGGCGGTCCCTGATGCGGCCTCACTTGTAAACTCCTTTGCCTTTACCAATATCTCCATTGTTGACTCCTTCGCATACCAGAAAATGAACTCCTGCCCGTCCCTTAGAGTGCCCTCTAAAGATCTCTGCATATTGCTATGTTTTGTTGTGAATTGTGAATCTCCAAAAACTTTACTGGAGTTGACATATGGTACTTCAAGAACTAGATTAGATATCGGAGACTGTAGGATGCGGTTGGAGGAGGGTAGATGGGTATTGCTAGCTGTCTTCACACAACATTCCATGTTGCAAAAAGCAGACATTTCACGTTACCCACAATCCAAGATAAGAATGATGGTAGAAGGTCAAGTAGAAGGAGAAGTAGAGAAAGGATTGGCTGTTGCGGGAGGAAAGGAGAGAGTCGTGGAAGCTTTTAATGGTTTGTGGACATTTTTATCAAATTAA
- the LOC131064248 gene encoding disease resistance protein RPV1 isoform X1 produces the protein MASTTRGNSPSSSTSATRSAGLRSWFSSCCNCYNCCSVQSNSRASTSTISTQVTNPSQEIAPSASAAHAFEQVAPSTSTSARSTRPERKLPYDVFINHRGPDVKHTLAASLYNTLTGMGLRVFLDKEELELGDFLPTEIEEAMRSASLHIAIFSKNYAQSPWCLAELSFMLKTGTQIIPVFYHVQPDHVRYAKGVYADAFSRHTEKGRYTLAKLAEWKNALNNVSYNVGAIIHNEADEGSLLKNIVNRVLKVIKNVPFVVAKHPIGLDEIIKDFERTTLQCAESHSTVQIVGIWGMGGSGKTTLAKQLYNNKYTTMEKASFILDVRDAASKHQLHNKQKKLLEDLGLKGPSVDNIEEGKGILANRLRSIQVLIVLDDVDNIDQLDALVPEKDSLRWDSLIIVTTRKLEVLQCWGISSIYKMKPLSPSHAVQLFCWHAFLKPCPLEGFENLVEKFMKVSDGLPLSLKVFGGQLYGKSNKDYWGNQLQKIVRILPDDIKSKLKVSYDALDYEEKEAFLDAACFFIGQEKSSAIVAWDGSGWSGLCSWESLFNKCLVELDRDDCIRMHDHLRDLGREIANPQSPYRLWSPQQIINVDNEIQGIAIRGIMATSEIEVFPQYSQGGGLIVNTNRGSRTLAPSSLGLKIFHLRGNYYNQVIGDLSRELVWLRWFGIQERSLQSLSALKNLRVLELYERWDEEHHLEELWETESNAPAQLRELVISSCSEFQRFPKSIGCLKELKKIAVIDGSKLRSLPEEFCLLQSLEHLMLNSCGELSSLPSSFADLRNLRHLDLSGCMELRRLPVSFKELTLLQHLNLYRCSELTLESDILENMIKIEYLNLSSCRQLEELPHHITNQASLRELLLLNTERLREIPVNIGQLSKLQKMRTGSRSLRSLPTSIGDLSSLISLEIYDCPKLECLPDSLGRLNLLESLSIRNLGVKSLPKSVSQLINLQQLVILWCPIGELDLGAGLFTCLEQIKLWSTEVSKISIPEGCCCGLKRLSLRYNRLLTEIEVLPTTITNIELNDCEILRNVRGIDRLVKIQTLRISECPALNELPCFAQSDFLRAFELKGCYGVKKIQGLEYCKALEKVAADTRWEEAGIESLERMERLREVKLRAISKSAIEGCIQSIKNLQKWPDETIVCTRAVPDAASLVNSFAFTNISIVDSFAYQKMNSCPSLRVPSKDLCILLCFVVNCESPKTLLELTYGTSRTRLDIGDCRMRLEEGRWVLLAVFTQHSMLQKADISRYPQSKIRMMVEGQVEGEVEKGLAVAGGKERVVEAFNGLWTFLSN, from the exons ATGGCGTCTACTACTCGAGGAAATAGTCCATCTTCATCTACTTCTGCTACACGCTCAGCGGGACTGAGATCCTGGTTTTCATCTTGCTGTAATTGCTACAATTGCTGTTCAGTTCAATCCAATTCAAGGGCATCTACATCAACCATTAGTACCCAGGTTACAAATCCTTCTCAAGAGATAGCACCATCTGCATCTGCTGCACATGCTTTTGAACAAGTCGCACCATCTACCTCTACTTCTGCTAGATCCACAAGGCCAGAGAGAAAGCTGCCATATGATGTATTTATTAATCATCGTGGCCCAGATGTCAAACACACTCTCGCAGCCAGTCTCTATAACACCCTCACTGGCATGGGATTGAGGGTTTTTCTTGATAAAGAAGAGCTTGAACTGGGGGATTTCTTGCCCacagaaatagaagaagcaatgcGTAGCGCTTCGCTTCATATAGCTATTTTTTCCAAGAATTATGCGCAATCTCCATGGTGTTTGGCAGAGCTTTCATTTATGCTCAAAACGGGCACCCAAATAATTCCTGTTTTCTACCATGTTCAGCCTGATCATGTCCGGTATGCAAAAGGAGTTTATGCTGATGCGTTTTCCCGGCATACGGAAAAGGGTAGATACACCTTAGCAAAGCTTGCAGAGTGGAAGAATGCACTTAATAATGTTTCATATAATGTCGGTGCCATCATTCATAATGAAGC TGATGAGGGGAGCCTGCTCAAGAATATTGTTAATCGTGTATTGAAAGTAATAAAAAATGTGCCATTTGTGGTTGCCAAACATCCAATTGGTttagatgaaattattaaagatttTGAAAGGACGACACTTCAGTGTGCTGAAAGCCATTCCACAGTGCAAATTGTGGGAATTTGGGGTATGGGTGGCTCTGGCAAAACCACTCTCGCCAAACAATTATATAACAATAAATACACTACTATGGAAAAAGCTAGTTTTATATTAGATGTTAGAGATGCTGCTTCAAAACATCAACTGCATAACAAACAGAAAAAGCTCTTAGAAGATCTTGGTCTCAAAGGCCCATCTGTAGACAATATAGAAGAAGGAAAGGGGATTCTTGCCAACCGTTTGAGATCTATTCAGGTGCTTATCGTTCTAGATGATGTTGATAATATTGATCAATTAGATGCTCTTGTGCCTGAGAAAGATAGTCTTAGATGGGATAGTTTGATTATAGTTACTACAAGAAAACTTGAAGTGCTTCAATGTTGGGGAATCTCGTCCATTTATAAAATGAAGCCATTGAGTCCATCTCATGCCGTGCAACTCTTTTGTTGGCATGCCTTTTTAAAACCATGTCCACTTGAGGGATTTGAGAACCTTGTGGAAAAATTTATGAAGGTTTCCGATGGCTTACCATTGTCTCTCAAAGTATTTGGAGGACAGTTATATGGCAAATCCAACAAAGATTATTGGGGAAATCAATTACAAAAGATTGTTAGAATACTTCCCGATGATATCAAAAGCAAGCTAAAAGTAAGTTATGATGCCCTAGATTATGAAGAGAAAGAAGCATTTTTGGATGCAGCTTGTTTTTTCATTGGACAGGAAAAATCTTCAGCCATCGTAGCTTGGGATGGATCAGGATGGAGTGGTCTGTGCAGTTGGGAAAGTCTATTTAATAAGTGTCTTGTTGAACTTGATCGTGATGATTGTATAAGAATGCATGATCACTTAAGAGATTTGGGAAGAGAAATTGCAAATCCTCAATCACCCTACCGTCTGTGGTCGCCCCAGCAGATTATCAATGTTGATAATGAAATACAG GGAATTGCCATTCGAGGAATAATGGCCACAAGCGAGATTGAGGTGTTTCCTCAATATTCCCAGGGTGGAGGGCTCATTGTTAACACAAACAGAGGATCTCGCACTCTGGCACCCTCTTCGCTTGGATTAAAAATTTTTCATTTGAGAGGAAATTATTATAACCAAGTAATTGGTGATCTATCGAGAGAGCTAGTATGGCTTCGCTGGTTTGGTATTCAAGAGAGAAGTCTTCAGTCACTGAGTGCACTGAAAAATTTGAGGGTTTTAGAACTCTATGAAAGATGGGATGAAGAACATCACTTAGAAGAACTATGGGAGACTGAAAGCAAT GCTCCTGCGCAGTTAAGAGAGCTGGTCATTTCTTCGTGCTCAGAATTTCAAAGATTTCCGAAGTCTATAGGATGTCTGAAGGAATTGAAAAAGATAGCCGTCATTGATGGGAGCAAGCTGAGGAGTCTGCCCGAAGAATTTTGCCTTCTTCAATCGTTGGAGCACCTTATGTTAAATTCGTGTGGAGAACTATCATCACTACCCAGCAGTTTTGCTGATTTGAGAAATCTTAGGCACCTAGATTTGTCAGGTTGCATGGAATTGAGGAGATTGCCAGTCTCTTTTAAGGAGCTCACTCTCCTGCAGCACCTGAACTTATACAGATGTTCTGAGCTCACCTTAGAATCAGACATTCTGGAAAACATGATAAAGATAGAGTATTTGAACCTCTCTAGTTGCAGGCAATTGGAAGAGTTGCCTCATCACATCACAAATCAGGCCTCCTTGAGAGAGCTCCTTTTACTTAATACAGAGAGGTTAAGGGAAATACCAGTGAACATTGGGCAACTGAGCAAGTTGCAAAAGATGAGGACCGGAAGTAGATCGTTGAGAAGCCTGCCAACATCTATTGGAGATTTGTCTTCCTTGATTTCTCTCGAAATTTATGATTGTCCCAAGCTGGAATGTTTACCTGATTCTCTGGGTCGTCTTAATCTCTTAGAGAGTTTAAGCATACGGAATTTAGGAGTGAAATCTTTACCAAAATCAGTTAGCCAACTAATTAATCTTCAACAGCTGGTAATATTATGGTGCCCAATTGGTGAATTAGATCTGGGCGCAGGACTGTTTACTTGTTTGGAGCAGATAAAGCTATGGTCAACTGAAGTGTCCAAGATCTCAATCCCTGAAGGCTGTTGTTGCGGCCTCAAGCGTCTGTCACTTCGTTATAATCGCCTTTTAACAGAGATAGAAGTCCTACCAACAACAATCACCAACATAGAATTGAATGACTGTGAAATCCTGAGGAATGTAAGGGGTATTGATCGTCTTGTAAAAATTCAAACACTAAGGATAAGTGAGTGCCCTGCATTGAATGAGCTTCCCTGTTTTGCACAATCAGATTTCCTCCGAGCATTTGAACTTAAAGGTTGCTATGGTGTTAAGAAAATACAAGGCCTTGAATATTGCAAAGCATTGGAGAAGGTGGCAGCAGATACCAGGTGGGAGGAGGCAGGTATAGAAAGTTTGGAGCGCATGGAAAGATTGAGGGAAGTGAAACTCAGAGCAATCAGCAAATCAGCTATTGAAGGTTGCATTCAAAGCATCAAG aatttgcagaaatGGCCCGATGAAACCATAGTTTGCACGCGGGCGGTCCCTGATGCGGCCTCACTTGTAAACTCCTTTGCCTTTACCAATATCTCCATTGTTGACTCCTTCGCATACCAGAAAATGAACTCCTGCCCGTCCCTTAGAGTGCCCTCTAAAGATCTCTGCATATTGCTATGTTTTGTTGTGAATTGTGAATCTCCAAAAACTTTACTGGAGTTGACATATGGTACTTCAAGAACTAGATTAGATATCGGAGACTGTAGGATGCGGTTGGAGGAGGGTAGATGGGTATTGCTAGCTGTCTTCACACAACATTCCATGTTGCAAAAAGCAGACATTTCACGTTACCCACAATCCAAGATAAGAATGATGGTAGAAGGTCAAGTAGAAGGAGAAGTAGAGAAAGGATTGGCTGTTGCGGGAGGAAAGGAGAGAGTCGTGGAAGCTTTTAATGGTTTGTGGACATTTTTATCAAATTAA